A window of the Parabacteroides merdae ATCC 43184 genome harbors these coding sequences:
- a CDS encoding tRNA 2-thiocytidine biosynthesis TtcA family protein, protein MAKLTEEELLFRKVEEKVKKAIFEYGLIVDGDRILIGLSGGKDSLALVDLLGRRSKIFRPRFEVIVTHIVMSNIPYRSDIDYLKSRADEHGLSFFVHETSFDASTDTRKSPCFLCSWTRRKALFDIAKRHGCNKIALGHHQDDILETLLMNMIHQGAIGTMPPRLKMDKFDMEIIRPMCLVEEKDLTRIAVWRGYRKQIKNCPYESGSSRSDMKEVLSRLEAINPEARYSLWSSMSNIQEDYLPKIINHKS, encoded by the coding sequence ATGGCAAAGTTGACAGAAGAGGAACTCCTGTTTCGTAAAGTAGAAGAGAAAGTCAAGAAGGCGATATTCGAATATGGTCTGATTGTGGATGGTGACCGTATATTGATCGGATTGTCGGGGGGAAAAGATTCGTTGGCGTTGGTGGACTTGCTCGGACGCCGTTCCAAGATATTCCGGCCTCGGTTCGAGGTGATCGTGACGCATATCGTGATGTCAAATATCCCTTATCGTTCGGATATTGACTACCTGAAAAGCCGGGCAGATGAGCACGGCCTTTCCTTTTTCGTGCATGAGACGAGCTTCGACGCTTCGACCGATACCCGCAAGTCTCCTTGTTTCCTTTGTTCTTGGACGCGGCGGAAAGCCTTGTTCGATATTGCAAAGAGGCATGGTTGCAACAAGATCGCCCTCGGGCATCATCAGGACGATATTCTCGAAACCCTTCTGATGAACATGATCCACCAGGGAGCGATCGGAACGATGCCACCGCGCCTAAAGATGGATAAGTTCGATATGGAGATTATCCGCCCCATGTGTCTGGTGGAGGAGAAAGATTTGACCCGGATTGCTGTGTGGAGAGGATATCGGAAACAGATCAAGAATTGCCCGTACGAATCCGGCTCCAGCCGTTCGGATATGAAGGAGGTATTGTCGCGTCTGGAGGCGATCAACCCTGAGGCGCGCTATAGCCTTTGGAGCAGTATGTCGAATATTCAGGAGGACTATCTTCCTAAAATTATAAATCATAAATCATAA